The window TGGTGTGGGGCTCACCCGTGGGTACGGAGGCCGCGTACCGGGAGACGCTGCTCGGGTCGTCGCGGGTGGCCACCTTCCGTACGTTCGCGAACTGCATCACCGCGGTCCGTGCCCACCTGGACCACGCCCGGTTCGTCGCCTCGTACCGCTCGCCCTTCGACGAGGCGCCGCGCAGTCCGTCCCCCTCCTACCGCAAGGCCCAGGCGCTGATGCGGCCGGGCAGCAGGCTCAGTGAGCACGCGGCGAAGCAGTTGCTGCGCGCGTACGGGATCCGTGTGCCGCGGGAGCAGTTGGTGACCAGCGCGGCCGCGGCGGTGCGGGCGGCCGGGCTCGTGGGGTATCCCGTGGTGATGAAGGCGTCCGGTGCGCGGCTCGCCCACAAGACCGAGCTGGGTCTGGTGAAGATCGGCCTGACCTCGGCGAGTCAGGTCAGGGACGCCTACCGGGAGTTGACCGACATCGCCCGCTACGAGGACGTGTCGCTGGACGGGGTGCTGGTGTGCCAGATGGTCGAGCCCGGTGTCGAGATGGTCGTCGGTGTGACGCACGACGAGCTGTTCGGTCCCACGGTGACGGTCGGGCTGGGCGGAGTGCTCGTGGAGGTCCTGCGGGACACCGCCGTGCGGGTGCCGCCGTTCGGTGAGGACCAGGCCCGGACGATGCTCGACGAGCTTCGGGGGCGGGCGCTGCTGGACGGCGTCCGCGGGCGGCCTCCGGCCGATCTGGACGCACTGGTCGAGGTGGTGCTGCGGGTGCAGCGGATGGCGCTCGAACTGGACGGTGAGCTGTCCGAGCTGGACATCAACCCGTTGATGGTGCTGCCCCGGGGGCAGGGGGCTGTGGCGTTGGACGCGCTGGCGGTGTGCCGCTGAGTGGCCGGGTGCGGGGTGTGTGTGGCTGGTCGCGCAGTTCCCCGCGCCCCTGAAGGACGCGCCTGCCGGTGGGCGTCGGGTCGGGGGCGCGTCGGGACATCCGATCGCAGCTGTGTCGTCCCGGGCCGATCGGTTGCCCAGGGGAGGTCGTGCTGCGATCGGACGCCCCGCCCCGCCCCCTCACGCCGCACGGCGACTGCCGCAGGACGATGACGACCTCCTGGAAAGGGGCGCCCCCGTCGGGCGCACCTGCCCCCGTACCTACCGGCCGCAAGGCGGCCCCTTCGACCGTGAACGCCCCCTCGCCTCCGGGCGGAACGGAGTCCCCCGTGCTGCTTCACACCCTCGACAACCAGGTCTCCTGGATCACCCTGAACCGGCCCGAAGCCATGAACGCCGTCACCCCCGACCAACGGGACCGGCTCATCGGCCTGTTCGAGGCCGCGTCGGCCGACCCCGGCACCCGCGCGGTCGTCCTCACCGCCACGGGCCGCGGCTTCTGCGCGGGCGCGGACCTGCGCGGCGGCCCGCCCCCGGGCGACCGCGTCCCCGGCGACGTGGCCCGCGTCATCCGCCACGGCGCCCAACGCCTCATCGCCGCGGTCCTCGACTGCGAGAAGCCGGTGATCGCCGCCGTGAACGGCACGGCGGCCGGCCTCGGCGCCCACCTCGCCTATGCCTGCGACCTCGTCATCGCCGCGGAGTCGGCCAGGTTCATCGAGGTGTTCGCGCGCCGGGGGCTGGTCCCCGACGGCGGTGGCGCCTACCTCCTGGCCCGGCTCGTCGGCCCGCAACGGGCGAAGGAGCTGATGTTCTTCGGCGACGCCCTGAGCGCCGCGGACGCGCACCGGCTCGGGCTCGTCAACCGGGTCGTACCGGACGGCGAGTTGGAGAAGACGGTCCGCGCCTGGGCCGAGCGCCTGGCCGCCGGCCCCACCCGCTCCCTCGCCCTCACGAAGCAGCTGGTGAACGCCTCCCTGGACTCCGACCGCGCCACCGCGTTCTCCGCCGAGGCCACCGCCCAGGAGATCAACATGACGACGGCGGACGCCGGTGAAGGGGTGACGGCGTTCGTGGAGCGGCGCGGAGCGGAGTTCAAGGGCCGTTGAACCGGTCGCCGGACCCCTTCCAATCTGACACCCCGTCAGCTTCAATGGGCGGTGTGATGGGACACGCAGGAATGGCCGCGGCGGCAGTCCGCTACCTGAGGTCGGCCGGGGACCCGCAGGCCGCGGGACCGGTCGAACCACTCCCGCGCCCGGACCTGCGCGCGGTCGGCGACGACGAGCGCGTGCCGCTCGACCCGGCCGAATTCCGCCGTGTACTGGGGAACTTCGCGACCGGTGTCACCGTCGTCACCGCTCCGGCCGTCGGGGTGGGGGGCGAGCCTTCCCGGCCCGCCGGCTTCGCCTGTCAGTCGTTCGCCGCTCTCTCCCTCGACCCGCCCCTGATCGCGTTCATGGTCGCGCGTACGTCCACGACCTGGCCGCGCATCGCCCGCGCGGGCGTCTTCTGTGTGAACGTCCTGGGCGCGCACCAGGGGGACCTGTGCCGCGGCTTCGCGGTGAGCGGCTCGGACAAGTTCGCCGGAGTCGCGCACGACCCGGCCCCGGTGTCCGGTTCACCACGCCTGGCGGGAGCCACGGCGTGGATCGACTGCGCGATCCACGCCGTGCACACGGGTGGCGACCACCTGATCGTGGTGGGCCGGGTGAGTGCCCTGGGTGCCTCGGACGGCGATCAGGAGCCCCTGCTGTTCCACCGGGGGCGGTTCGGCCGCTTCACGGGCTGACCCCTCGGGCGAGGGCGGCCCGCACCGGCCGGCGCCGGATCACCAGCGCCATCAGCGCCGCCACCGCGCACAGCGCCCCGGAGGCGTACCACATCACGTCGTACGAGCCGAAGGTGTCGCGGGCGACACCGCCGAGGAAGGCGACGAGGGCGGCTCCGACCTGGTGCGAGGCGAGGACCCAGCCGAAGACGATGGCGCTGTCGTCGCCGTACTGCTCGCGGCACAGGGCGAGGGTCGGCGGGACGGTGGCGACCCAGTCGAGGCCGTAGAAGACGATGAAGAAGAGCATCGGCGGGTGGACCGAGGGGGCCAGCAGGAGGGGGAGGAAGAGCAGGGAGATGCCGCGCAGGGCGTAGTAGACGGCCAGCAGCCGGCGCGGTTCGAAGCGGTCCGTGAACCAGCCCGAGGCGATCGTGCCGACGACGTCGAAGACGCCGATGACGGCGAGGAGCGAGGCGGCCGCCGTGATGGGCATGCCGTGGTCGTGGGCGGCGGGCACGAAGTGGGTCTGGATCAGGCCGTTGGTCGAGGCACCGCAGATCGCGAAGGTACCGGCCAGGAGCCAGAAGGGGCCGGTGCGCGCGGCGGAGAGCAGGACGCTCACCGCCCGGCGGGCCGCTCCCGGTACGGGTTGGGGCTTCTCGACGAACTCCGTCGCCCCGTACGGCTTGAGGCCCACGTCCG of the Streptomyces aurantiacus genome contains:
- a CDS encoding enoyl-CoA hydratase/isomerase family protein, whose protein sequence is MNAVTPDQRDRLIGLFEAASADPGTRAVVLTATGRGFCAGADLRGGPPPGDRVPGDVARVIRHGAQRLIAAVLDCEKPVIAAVNGTAAGLGAHLAYACDLVIAAESARFIEVFARRGLVPDGGGAYLLARLVGPQRAKELMFFGDALSAADAHRLGLVNRVVPDGELEKTVRAWAERLAAGPTRSLALTKQLVNASLDSDRATAFSAEATAQEINMTTADAGEGVTAFVERRGAEFKGR
- a CDS encoding flavin reductase family protein → MGHAGMAAAAVRYLRSAGDPQAAGPVEPLPRPDLRAVGDDERVPLDPAEFRRVLGNFATGVTVVTAPAVGVGGEPSRPAGFACQSFAALSLDPPLIAFMVARTSTTWPRIARAGVFCVNVLGAHQGDLCRGFAVSGSDKFAGVAHDPAPVSGSPRLAGATAWIDCAIHAVHTGGDHLIVVGRVSALGASDGDQEPLLFHRGRFGRFTG
- a CDS encoding MFS transporter — translated: MTQTTDAAAETASEQSARTGRRRTRVHRAWFVAAVTFVTIIGAAAFRSLPGLLIDPLHQEFHWSRGTIGLAVSVNLALYGLTAPFAAALMDRFGIRRVVALALIVIAVGSGATVWMTEAWQLLLCWGLLVGLGSGSMALAFAATVTNRWFTERRGLVTGILTAASASGQLIFLPLLSWIISEHDWRPAAVTVALAALAVVPFVWLLLRDHPADVGLKPYGATEFVEKPQPVPGAARRAVSVLLSAARTGPFWLLAGTFAICGASTNGLIQTHFVPAAHDHGMPITAAASLLAVIGVFDVVGTIASGWFTDRFEPRRLLAVYYALRGISLLFLPLLLAPSVHPPMLFFIVFYGLDWVATVPPTLALCREQYGDDSAIVFGWVLASHQVGAALVAFLGGVARDTFGSYDVMWYASGALCAVAALMALVIRRRPVRAALARGVSP